The Mycobacterium seoulense genomic interval TCGTCTTCAGCAATGCCGGCATCGTGGTCGCGGGTCCGATCGCGCAGATGACCCACGACGACTGGCGCTGGGTCATCGACATCGACCTGTGGGGCAACATCCACGCCGTCGAGGCGTTCCTGCCGAGGCTGCTCGAACAGGGCGCGGGCGGGCACATGGCGTTCACCGCGTCCTTCGCCGGCCTCGTTCCCAACGCCGGCCTCGGGGCGTACGGCGTCGCCAAATACGGTGTGGTCGGCCTGGCCGAGACGCTCGCCCGCGAGGTAAAGGACAACGGCATCGGTGTTTCGGTGCTGTGCCCGATGGTCGTTGAGACCAAGCTGGTCTCCAACTCGGAACGGATCCGGGGTGCGGACTACGGGCTGTCGTCTTCGCCGAAGGCGGCGGACGGGACGCTACCGACGCAGGACGAGGGCGTCGGTGTGAAAGATGTCGCCCGGTTGACGGCGGACGCGATCCTGGCCAACCGCCTCTACGTGCTGCCGCACGAGGCCGCACGCGCGTCGATCCGCCGCAGGTTCGAACGCATCGACGGCACCTTCTCGGACCAGGCCGCCGAAGGGTGGAGCCACTAGTCGGACGGGCCGAGCCGGTATTCGCCCGTTTTCGGGTCGTGATACCAACCGCTCGCCGCGTGGGTGCCGCCGTCGACGTGCAGCGTCTGCCCAGTCAGGTACGCCGACATGTTGGATGCCAGAAAGACTGCGACGCTGGCGATTTCGTCGACGTGACCAGGACGTCCCAGCGGCACCACGTGACCGATCCCGGTCAGCGCGGCGTCGCCGCCCAGTTGCGCCAGCCCTTCGGTGAGCGTGATGTCGGGGGCGATCGCGTTGACCCGGATGGCGTGCGGCGCCAGTTCCAGCGCGGCGGTCTGGGTGTAGTTGATGACTCCCGCCTTGGCCGCCGCGTACGCGGCGTAGCCCGGCGCCGCGCGCACGCCCTCGATCGAGGTCACCGAGACGATGCTGCCGCCGATGCCGGCCGACACCATCTGCCTCGCGACGCGCTGGGTGCACAGCAGCACGTGGCGCAGATTGGCCCGATAGAGCGCATCCCAACCGTTCTCACTGGTTTCCAGCAGCGGTGAGGAAAACACCCCTCCGGCGTTGTTGACCAGTATCGTCGGGGTGCCGAGTTCGCCGGTAGTGCGCTGCAGCGCGTCGTCGACCTGGCCGCTGTCCCGCACATCGGCGACGATGCCCAGGGCGCCAATGGATTCCGCGGCCTGCGCGCAGGTCTGCGGGTCGCGCTCCCAGATCGCCACCGACGCGCCGAAGGCGGCCATTCCGGCGGCGACGCCGCGGCCGATGCCCGCTCCCCCACCGGTCACCACCGCCACGCGACCGGTGAGCAGGATGTCGGAGGGATCGATCGCCATCGTCGGTCACATCGCCGGCGCGCGGCCGATGACGCCTTCGGCTTCCAGGTCGGCGATTTCGGAGGCGCTCAGCCCGAGCGTGGCCAGCAACTCGTCGTTGTGCTGGCCCAGCAGCGGCGCGTGTCGGGTGTGGAACTTCGACGGCCCGGTGGACATTCTCATCGGCACGGTGCTGAGCCTAGCGGGACCGTTCACCGGGTGGTCGACTTCCTCGAAGAAGCCGCGGAACGCCAGTTGTTCCAATTCCGTCTGGCGGTGCGGTTGCATCACCTTGGCCACCGGGACGCCGGCGTCCCACAGCGTTGCGACTATCTGCTCGCCGCCGCGCCGCGCGCACCATGCGGCCAACCGTTCGTCGATGGCGTCGTGGTGTTCGGTTCTACCGGTCGCGGTGGCCAGCTTGGGATCCGTTGCCCACGAGGGCGATCCGATCGCCGCACATAGAGCACGCCACTGCTCGTCGGTGCTCACGGCTATCGCGACCCAGCAGTCGGTCCGGCCGAACTCGTCGATGCCGGCGCTGCGGTAGAGGTTTTGCGGCGCCGCCGTGGGACCCCGGTTGCCCGCGCGCTCCAGCAGCGTCCCGTACGCGGAGTACTCGATGATCTGTTCGGCGGCGATGCTGAGCGCGGCGTCGACCATCGCCGCTTCGACGAAGACGCCCTGGCCGGTGCGACGCCGGTGCTCCAGCGCCAGCAGCAACGCATTGACGGCGTGCATGCCCGCGTTGGGGTCACCGATCGAGTAGGGGTCATACGGCGTGCGGTCGGCGTATCCGGTCAGCCACGTCAGTCCGGACGCGGCCTCGATGACGTAGGCGAACGCCGGGTTGTCGCGCCAAGGGCCGTCGAGGCCGAAGCCGGGCATTCGCACCAGCACGACGTCGGGCTTGATGGCTTGCACCGCAGCGAAATCCAATCCCATCTGGTCGAGCACCCGCGGTGTGAAGTTCTCCACGAGCACGTCGCAAGTCGCGATGAGCCGGCGCAGGAGCTCCCGGCCGCGCGGGCTCTGCAGGTCCAGCGTCAGGCCCTTCTTGTTGGTGTTGAGCGCCGCGAAGATCGGGGACTTCTCCCACCACTGGTCTTCGGTGACGGGCACGCCGGCGATGAGCCGCGTCCCGTCGGGACGGCGGGTGGATTCGACGTGGATGACCTCTGCACCCAGCATCGCCAGGAAGTGGGTGCAGCAGGGGCCCGCCCAGAACGTTGTCATGTCCAGCACGCGAACCCCATCGAGCGGCAATCGATTTGCGGGCCCGGTAGCGGTTGGCCGCGGGACGAGCTCTGCGGTGCGGTAGCGCTCGGTGTGCTCTCCGAGCCGCGGCGCCCGTTGCGGCGGTCGGAGCCGCGCGGGTGTCATCCGGTAGGGGTGGCCGGGCTGCTGGAACCCGCCGCCCGGGTTGCGAACCAACGAACCGCGCTCGCGGAAGTGGTCCAGCGATGCGATGTTGGCGCCGTTGGCCACCGGGGCGTTGGGGATCCGGAATGCCGTGGCGAGGTCGCGGATCTCGTCAACCGTGTTGCTTTCGAACCACGCGTAGATCTCGTCGGCCTTGATGGTGGCCCGTTCGGTGATCGTGAGCGATGAATCCTCGTCGATCCATTCCGGGTGGCCGATCATCGCGCACAGGTCGAACCACTGTTGCGCGGTCCCGCAGCCGACATCGACCAGTCCATCCTTGGCGCGCGCCACCCCTGGCACCGTGACGCGGCGCGCGTCCCGCCAGGGGCGCCCCAGCATCTCGAAATAGGTGACCGGATAGTAGGTCAGCGACAGGATCTGTGTTTCCAGCATCGACAGGTCCAGCAGTTCGCCCTGGCCATCGCCGTTGTGGCCGTATCGCGATGCCAGCATGGCCGCGCTCGCGTAGACCCCGGCCAGGTACTCGCCGGCTTGGCCGCCCACGAATACCGGCGCGCGGTCGGCCTGGCCACGTCCGAGGCCGACGATCCCGCCGGACCACGCCTGCAACGTGAATTCGGAGGCCGGGCGGTCGCGCCAGGGACCGTGAAGCCCGAAGGGCGTGATCGACATGACGGTGAGATGCGGATGACGGCGGTGCATCGTCGCGGGCGCGAAGTCCGGGCGCTCACCGACTTCCGAACCGCCGGACCACACCACCGCATTGGCGGCCGCCAGCAGCCGGTCGACCAGGTCCATATCGTCATCGATGCGGCGATCCGCGACGACGCTGCGTTTCGACCCGGCCAGAAAAGTGAACAACGCCCCGTCACTGCCGGGCGCTATGACGGTGCCCGAGGCCGACCAGGAACGCAAGGGATCGCCTTCGGGCGGCTCGACTTTGATGACGTCCGCCCCGCCGTCGGCCAGCAACTTGGTGCAGTAGGCACCCGCGATTCCGGTGGACAGGTCGACTACGGTGTAGCCGGCCAGGGGCGGTTCGACGGTCGACTCCGCCACTAGCGCTTCCGCTTCCGACTGGGCTCCTTCTTGGTTCCCCCGCTCTTGCGCGCCTTCTTGCTCAGGCGCCATTCCGGGGGAAACCGGTCGTCGTTGTGTTTCACGGCTTTACCCAGACCCCGTTCGACGGCATCGCCGAGGGTGAAATCGTCGGGCCCGTCGAGCCGGACGCGGCCGCCCAGCGACTCGAAGAACCCGCTCAGCATGCTGCCCAGGTACTCGCCCTGGAACTGTTTCATGATCTCGAAGAACACCTTCTGCATGAACACCGTGTCGGTGGGACGGTTTCGTGCGCAGGCCAGCGCGTACCTGTCCACCTCCGCTTCGAGTTCTTCCCTGGGCACCACACTGTTGAGGAAGTTGCAGTCGTACATCTCCGCCGCGGTGAAAGCCCTTCCGGTGAACACCATTTCCTGAAACTTCCGGATGCCCATCGTCTGTGCCCACCACCACATCCGCGGACCCCAGCCGTAGTAGCGGAACGACGGGTGCCCGAAGAGCGCGTCGTCGCTGGAGATCACCAGATCCGCGTCGGCCGCCTGGTAGAAATGCCAGCCGTAGCAGTAGCCCTTGGCCTCCAGGATGCTGATCTTCTTGAAGTCCTGCAGGCCCCGTATCCCCGAGTTCGGGTTGGCATACCACTGGCCCAGGGTGGCGCCATGGCGAAATGATCCCTCGGGGGGAAAGCTGACGTCCTCGTCGCCGATCCGGTACTCGGCGAGGCGGTCATGCTGATCCGCCGAGTTCTGCGCCGCCATTTCCTCGGTGAGATCCGCACCGGAACCCAGGTCCTCACCGGCCCCGCGGACCACCAGCACCTTGACCTCGTCGTCAATGGAGGCCCGGTGCAACAGGTCGGCGTAGCGCAGCCGCGCGCCGATGGTGGGAGCGTTGAGTTGCCCGGGCCGATCGAAGGTGATGGTGGCGATGCGGGTCTTCGGGTCCTTGTGGTACCTGATGATCTCCTCAGCCGGCGGACCGGACTTGCCGGACATGGCTATTCGTGCCAGAAGGGGCTGGAGGTCAGCACCTCGGGTCCATCGGCGGAGATCAACACGGCTTCGCGTCCGAAGACGGCGCCGATACCCTGCTCCCAGACGTAGCCGGTGACCGCCAGCACCATGCCCGGCTCCAACCGTTCCTGTGCCGCGGTCGCGGGCAGATGCTTGGAGATCACGGGCGGGTCGAAGCCCATGCCCAGGCCGCGGGCCACCGGCATCGGCGGCGCCGCTTCCCCCGCGGCCTGGTAGGCACCCAGCAATTCGCCGGCCCCCGCCCCGGGCCGGCACGCGGCTAGCAGCTTGTCCCACAGTCGTTCCCAGCGGCGATACAGGGCGGCCGCGCCGCGCGACTCGCCCGCCGGCCAGGTGCGCCCGACCTCACCGACGTAGCCACCGGCGAGCACCCCGGCCGAGAACGCGACCAGATCGCCGTCTTTCACCCGTCCCTCACCATCCGCCCGCCGCCACGGATGATCGGGTGAGGTCACCCACGCCACATCCTGGTTCGACGGGGTGCTCACCCCGCCGGCGGCGACGGCCTCCAGCAGGGCACCGGCCAGCGCCTGCTCGCTCACTCCGGGCCGCAATTCGGACACGGCGGCGGCCAAACCCTTTTCGGCCACCGAGATCGCGTCGCGCAACGCCACCACTTCTTCGGCCGTTTTGATGCGCCGTGCGGCGCGCATCGCCAGTTCGCCGTCCACGAGTTCCGCATGGGGGAACGCTGTCGGTAGCAGCTGGGCGAAAACCGGTGATATCGCATCGGTTCCGACGCGGCGGGCGGTCGCGGCGCCGTCGATGCGCTGCAGCGCCGACATGGTGTTCATGGGATTCCACGAGATGCCGTAGAGGTTCTCGTGTGGAATGTCGTCGGGGACACCTTCATCCCACGTGCTGAGCAGGTGAATAGCGCCGGTGGCGCGCACGAGCACACACGTCGGACCGAACGGCCGAGTGCCGGCGACCCACAATTGCGGTGCGCCCGTGACGTAGCGGACGTTGGCTTGGCGGCCGAGGACCAGGACGTCGAGGTCGTGCGCCGCCATCTGATCCAGCACCCGATGACGGCGGCCCGAGCGCAGCGCGCGGTCGTCAGGGCAAACTTCAACTGACATGGGAGCCATAGGGGTCATAGGGGTAGTCGGTCAATCGGATCCAGCCTTCCTCGGTGATCACCAGGACTTCCTCGCTCCGGTAGCCGCCGGTGCCGTCCTCCCACACCACGGGCTCCAAGACCAAGACCATGCCGGCTTGGAGAACGAAGTTCTCGTCGAAGTCCTGGCCCAGATCTGTTCCGATCATGGGCATTTCGGCCGCGTTCACGCCGATGCCATGGCCCAGGTAGAAGTGCGGCAGCCAGGGCTTGCTGCCGCCGTTGGCGTTGGTGGCGGCCCGCCCCAGGTCGGCGGCCGTGGCGCCGGCCTTGGCGACGCCCAGGACGGCGGACATGATCTCGAACCATTTGTCGAACTGCGCCCGCTGACGCGGCGACGGATCCCGGCCGACGATCCAGGTGCGTCCGAAATCCGAGCAGTAACCGTGGTAGGTGATGCTGACGTCGGTCCACAGCACGTCGCCTTCGGCCAGTTCGCGCTCGGTGCTCAGCAGGGGCAACGCCAGGTCGCCGTGCGTGGTCCACACACCGTCGGCCTTGGTCTGCGGCATCACCTGCCAGATCGGCTCGAGCATGCTGGCCGTGGCACCCAACTCGAACGCGCGCCGCAAAAAGCTTGCGGACAGGTCGACCTGACGGATCCCCGGGGCCAACCGCTTCTGGACCTCGACCATAGCCTCGTCGGTGATCCGGATCGCGGTGCGCATGCACGATAGTTCGTCCGGTGTCTTGACCGCCTTGGCGGCGCTGACCACGGCCGCAGCGTCGACGGGCCCACCCTTGGGGAACAACGACTTTGCGGCGCGCGACATGGCGCCGGTGCACTCGTCGACCGCGATCACCGCCTCGGCCGGAATGAGCTCCGCCAGCAGGCGCGCGAAATCTTGTACGCCCTCGTCGAACTCGAGATACACCGGCCCGTGCACATGATCGGCGGGCAGGCCCGACTCCTGGGCGGCGCCCTCGCGAAACGGCAGGAACAAATGCGGCGACTCGTCTCCGGCGAGCACCACGGCCACCGGCCGCTCCACGTAGGACAGACCCGCATCACCCAACGGCCAACTGGTGCCGGTGGCATAGACCACCGCGCTGTTGCCCAGCAGGATCATTGCGTCGACGCCGCGTTCGGCCATCGCCGCACGCAGCCGCGTACCGGTCTCCCGGCGCATGCGCCCCAGGTCGGGCGTCTCGGGGATCACCAGGCTGCTGGTGCCCGCGCCCGCTTGCGCGAACGTTGTCATCGGCCCGCCCCTACAGGCCCAGGAACTTCGTGACGTTGCCGCTCACGATTTTCGCGGCGTCCGCGGGACCGACCGCGTCGACGACGGCGGCGAGTGACTTTTCCGAGTAGCCGTAGGTGCTTTCGTTGTGCGGGTAATCACTGGACCACATGACCTTGTCCACCCCGATCTTGTCGATCAACTGCAGGCCGAGCGGGTCGACCATGAACGACGCGCTCATGTGGGTGTCCCAGTAGTACCGCACGTCGTGCTCTAGCGGCCGGTTGAACATGTGCTGGTAGGAGGCGACCAGGTGCTCGGCGTCCTGCAGCGCCCACGGCACCCAGGCGATGCCGCCCTCGAACCAGCCGAGGCGCAGCGCCGGGTGCCGATCAAGGATGCCGCCGAAGATGTACTTGGCGAACGTTTCCCGGAACCCGTCGATGTTGATCATCATGCCGACCACCACGCTGTTGAACTCAGTCGGGCTTTTCGGGGGGGTCTCCCCGATGTGGTGGGTGATCGGAAGTCCTGCGGCCTCGATCTCGTCCCAGACGGCATTCATCGACGTGCTCGAATAGTCGATCGGGTTACCCTCATCGTCCTTGCCGGGATTCAGCGGTAGGAGGAACGTCTTGAGCCCCAACGATTTCAGCTCTTCGAGCGTTTTCCTGGTGCCCTGCGGCTCCCACCAGTTGATCAGCCCGGCGCCGTAGAAATGACCGTTCGAGCGTTCCTGGAGTTCCGCGATGTATTCGTTGTAGATGCGGAAGGCCAGCTCGCGCAGGTTCTTGTCCGGGTAGTGGAACAGCGCCAAAATCGCATTGGGGAAAGCCAATTCTTTATCGACGCCGTCGTCATGCAGTTCCTGAATGCGGGCCTCGATGTTGGTGCTCGCCGCGCCGGGCAGGTCGTCGTACTGCATCAGGACCGCGCTGAAGTCCCCCGGCAGGAACGATTGGCCCTTGCGGCCGACCTGGTAGGCGCCGTCCTCGTACCAGATCCGCGGCGCCTTGTCTTTGAGGTCATCCGGAAAGCGTTGGTAGAAAATGTCGTCCGCCAGCGAGATGTGGTTGTCGGCGGAGAACACCACGGTCCCCGCCGGCAGGCCGACATCGGCGCCGGAGGCGTGACCCCGGCGATCCTTGGGGGCGCCGAAGCCTCCGGGCGGGTAAAGCGAAACGGTGCTTGTTCGAGTCGTCATCATTGACCCTCCATTCGGATCGGCATTGGGATGTTGCGTCCCGGGGGCTACCAGGTCACCGGAAGTTCGTAGACGCCGTAGGCAAGTCGGTCGTCTTTGAAGGGCACATCCTCGGCGGGGATGGCCAGTTCGAGCGTGGGGATACGGCGAAACAGGGTGCGGTAGACGATCTGAAGCTCGGCGCGGGCGAGCTGCTGCCCCACGCACTGGTGCCGGCCGTAGCCGAAGGCGACGTTGCGGTCGGCCCCGGAGCGGTGCAGGTACA includes:
- a CDS encoding amidohydrolase family protein gives rise to the protein MVFSADNHISLADDIFYQRFPDDLKDKAPRIWYEDGAYQVGRKGQSFLPGDFSAVLMQYDDLPGAASTNIEARIQELHDDGVDKELAFPNAILALFHYPDKNLRELAFRIYNEYIAELQERSNGHFYGAGLINWWEPQGTRKTLEELKSLGLKTFLLPLNPGKDDEGNPIDYSSTSMNAVWDEIEAAGLPITHHIGETPPKSPTEFNSVVVGMMINIDGFRETFAKYIFGGILDRHPALRLGWFEGGIAWVPWALQDAEHLVASYQHMFNRPLEHDVRYYWDTHMSASFMVDPLGLQLIDKIGVDKVMWSSDYPHNESTYGYSEKSLAAVVDAVGPADAAKIVSGNVTKFLGL
- a CDS encoding enoyl-CoA hydratase/isomerase family protein, producing MSGKSGPPAEEIIRYHKDPKTRIATITFDRPGQLNAPTIGARLRYADLLHRASIDDEVKVLVVRGAGEDLGSGADLTEEMAAQNSADQHDRLAEYRIGDEDVSFPPEGSFRHGATLGQWYANPNSGIRGLQDFKKISILEAKGYCYGWHFYQAADADLVISSDDALFGHPSFRYYGWGPRMWWWAQTMGIRKFQEMVFTGRAFTAAEMYDCNFLNSVVPREELEAEVDRYALACARNRPTDTVFMQKVFFEIMKQFQGEYLGSMLSGFFESLGGRVRLDGPDDFTLGDAVERGLGKAVKHNDDRFPPEWRLSKKARKSGGTKKEPSRKRKR
- a CDS encoding M24 family metallopeptidase, which codes for MTTFAQAGAGTSSLVIPETPDLGRMRRETGTRLRAAMAERGVDAMILLGNSAVVYATGTSWPLGDAGLSYVERPVAVVLAGDESPHLFLPFREGAAQESGLPADHVHGPVYLEFDEGVQDFARLLAELIPAEAVIAVDECTGAMSRAAKSLFPKGGPVDAAAVVSAAKAVKTPDELSCMRTAIRITDEAMVEVQKRLAPGIRQVDLSASFLRRAFELGATASMLEPIWQVMPQTKADGVWTTHGDLALPLLSTERELAEGDVLWTDVSITYHGYCSDFGRTWIVGRDPSPRQRAQFDKWFEIMSAVLGVAKAGATAADLGRAATNANGGSKPWLPHFYLGHGIGVNAAEMPMIGTDLGQDFDENFVLQAGMVLVLEPVVWEDGTGGYRSEEVLVITEEGWIRLTDYPYDPYGSHVS
- a CDS encoding M24 family metallopeptidase, with amino-acid sequence MSVEVCPDDRALRSGRRHRVLDQMAAHDLDVLVLGRQANVRYVTGAPQLWVAGTRPFGPTCVLVRATGAIHLLSTWDEGVPDDIPHENLYGISWNPMNTMSALQRIDGAATARRVGTDAISPVFAQLLPTAFPHAELVDGELAMRAARRIKTAEEVVALRDAISVAEKGLAAAVSELRPGVSEQALAGALLEAVAAGGVSTPSNQDVAWVTSPDHPWRRADGEGRVKDGDLVAFSAGVLAGGYVGEVGRTWPAGESRGAAALYRRWERLWDKLLAACRPGAGAGELLGAYQAAGEAAPPMPVARGLGMGFDPPVISKHLPATAAQERLEPGMVLAVTGYVWEQGIGAVFGREAVLISADGPEVLTSSPFWHE
- a CDS encoding SDR family NAD(P)-dependent oxidoreductase codes for the protein MDGFEGRGTVVTGGASGIGLATATEFARRGARVVLSDVDQPGLEEAVNHLRAQGFDANGVVCDVRHLHEMVHLAKESFRLLGRVDVVFSNAGIVVAGPIAQMTHDDWRWVIDIDLWGNIHAVEAFLPRLLEQGAGGHMAFTASFAGLVPNAGLGAYGVAKYGVVGLAETLAREVKDNGIGVSVLCPMVVETKLVSNSERIRGADYGLSSSPKAADGTLPTQDEGVGVKDVARLTADAILANRLYVLPHEAARASIRRRFERIDGTFSDQAAEGWSH
- a CDS encoding CaiB/BaiF CoA transferase family protein gives rise to the protein MAESTVEPPLAGYTVVDLSTGIAGAYCTKLLADGGADVIKVEPPEGDPLRSWSASGTVIAPGSDGALFTFLAGSKRSVVADRRIDDDMDLVDRLLAAANAVVWSGGSEVGERPDFAPATMHRRHPHLTVMSITPFGLHGPWRDRPASEFTLQAWSGGIVGLGRGQADRAPVFVGGQAGEYLAGVYASAAMLASRYGHNGDGQGELLDLSMLETQILSLTYYPVTYFEMLGRPWRDARRVTVPGVARAKDGLVDVGCGTAQQWFDLCAMIGHPEWIDEDSSLTITERATIKADEIYAWFESNTVDEIRDLATAFRIPNAPVANGANIASLDHFRERGSLVRNPGGGFQQPGHPYRMTPARLRPPQRAPRLGEHTERYRTAELVPRPTATGPANRLPLDGVRVLDMTTFWAGPCCTHFLAMLGAEVIHVESTRRPDGTRLIAGVPVTEDQWWEKSPIFAALNTNKKGLTLDLQSPRGRELLRRLIATCDVLVENFTPRVLDQMGLDFAAVQAIKPDVVLVRMPGFGLDGPWRDNPAFAYVIEAASGLTWLTGYADRTPYDPYSIGDPNAGMHAVNALLLALEHRRRTGQGVFVEAAMVDAALSIAAEQIIEYSAYGTLLERAGNRGPTAAPQNLYRSAGIDEFGRTDCWVAIAVSTDEQWRALCAAIGSPSWATDPKLATATGRTEHHDAIDERLAAWCARRGGEQIVATLWDAGVPVAKVMQPHRQTELEQLAFRGFFEEVDHPVNGPARLSTVPMRMSTGPSKFHTRHAPLLGQHNDELLATLGLSASEIADLEAEGVIGRAPAM
- a CDS encoding SDR family NAD(P)-dependent oxidoreductase, encoding MAIDPSDILLTGRVAVVTGGGAGIGRGVAAGMAAFGASVAIWERDPQTCAQAAESIGALGIVADVRDSGQVDDALQRTTGELGTPTILVNNAGGVFSSPLLETSENGWDALYRANLRHVLLCTQRVARQMVSAGIGGSIVSVTSIEGVRAAPGYAAYAAAKAGVINYTQTAALELAPHAIRVNAIAPDITLTEGLAQLGGDAALTGIGHVVPLGRPGHVDEIASVAVFLASNMSAYLTGQTLHVDGGTHAASGWYHDPKTGEYRLGPSD